The Perca fluviatilis chromosome 2, GENO_Pfluv_1.0, whole genome shotgun sequence genome includes a region encoding these proteins:
- the arhgef12a gene encoding rho guanine nucleotide exchange factor 12 isoform X1 has protein sequence MSDTQSSFTDRFPKKANRTSSILSKDHPPDKKPKSDKTSLPSNEFDPTEALVVQKSGSSSVLAEGKPESCGLVQRCVIIQKDENGFGLTVSGDNPVFVQLVKEDGAAMRAGVQTGDRIIKVNGTLVTHSNHIEVVKLIKSGSYVALTVLGRPPGLAQIPLSEAESEMLGVSISSPNSPAAERPYSPLDRLSSTQPPWDENSSVCNQRVDMLQKMLSKEQQELQAMKEEYSRNPSPKLLKDIQEAKKHIPQLQGQLIKATGATQEAVPGGDADDGSMFETEHASVFKGDNSTELSWSSTPISRGFGPGSPESLYPRESSCPSPKSTPRNSFNSCYSPEAEDATDLDSLSPTTVSSPSSFRLVSQIIGAEDDYFDSDQEQTNGQCNSFNSIEQLKSRPAHLAAFLHHVISQFDPAPVLCYLYADFYKQTNSKETRRVFMDLHTFFIDRGANLKVAVPESISTDLDRRRTELIPEEINRQHVQTLQDSLLPDIQKNLEDFRQKRSMGLTVAEVELTRLDQERVRDRVALERERSYAENIIAKIEDILLTTQTTEEEKCTTMQYVIYTYMKHLGVRVKEPRSLESKRVRINFLPKIKKSIKTEKEGEEKVKKPRFPSILGPQRRPSRIEAASVGKALDGRPRPQKQLSQPSLGASDHMEAVRLRGSQSSEGSELTHSMSVNTSSPNSATYGSDTSRDTDMGGTPTSGLPRLSDGLQSDPLDGLPYPASPFDLYSLDQLQEDDRESDRAHEGTPKAIRRLEGLGAADVQSEDDQGTDSEHDPPNWQQLVGREVLAGLRSHEIKRQEVINELFYTERAHVRMLRVLDHVFYQKLSKESILPPADIKNIFTNLDEILQLHVSVLEQMAAVRKRNESSVIDQIGDDLLSWFSGGEEEKIKKAVGTFCSNQPFALEIIKTKQKKDSRFTSFVQEAESNRLCRRLQLKDIIPVEMQRLTKYPLLLENIAKYTDNAVEKDKVKQAADCCRKILNHVNQAVKESEDKQRLEDYQRRLDLSSLKQTDNPMILELKNLDLTKRTMVHEGPLSWKVNKDKTIELYTLLLQDILVLLQKQDERLILKCHSKNLAGTADTKHIFSPIIKLNTVLVRSVATDNKSFFVLSMSENGAQIYELMAPTVSDQRTWQRLITQRADAMKVKPHSVIPLPQTDGERDGVEIITAGVSRLNRDPDRTSTGSTQSTDKESNPAPRIVTQGSLQGNNPFEGVKAEEEEEEEGFVDPEPPYQVAEDGKEGDSFDTFPSRADEALKTLAALKQVLVTQLMSQEAVEQTKRSTGARLLRTTSLRTPVDSRARVMAHNGSQTEDPTQDLGSGDTGFFDSPEDYAGYLVLEGYGGPGESSTDDDILASTTGKQLRTSQGCAADSGINLRFSSTSQAGSLSSFSRQVLSHLRNLQVNLNYLKEVEAKYNNLIRQRPERSAADTDGNKDKR, from the exons GTTTCCCAAGAAAGCAAATAG AACCAGCAGCATTCTCAGTAAAGACCACCCCCCAGACAAGAAacccaaaagtgacaaaacctcACTTCCCTCCAATGAGTTTGACCCTACAG AAGCTCTGGTGGTACAGAAGAGTGGCAGCAGCAGTGTGCTAGCAGAGGGGAAGCCTGAGTCCTGTG GTCTGGTCCAGCGATGTGTAATCATCCAGAAAGATGAAAATGGCTTTGGGCTTACTGTCAGTGGTGACAACCCAGTGTTTGTGCAGCTTGTCAAAGAAG ATGGGGCTGCTATGCGGGCAGGTGTTCAGACAGGAGACAGGATCATCAAG GTTAACGGGACCCTTGTTACACATTCTAATCACATTGAGGTGGTGAAGCTTATCAAAT CGGGCTCCTATGTGGCCCTCACAGTGTTGGGGCGTCCTCCAGGGCTTGCCCAGATCCCTTTGTCTGAAGCGGAGTCTGAAATGTTGGGCGTTAGCATTTCCTCTCCAAATTCCCCAGCAGCAGAACGCCCCTACAGTCCTCTGGACCGCCTCTCCTCCACTCAACCACCATGG gaTGAGAATAGCAGCGTCTGCAACCAGAGGGTTGACATGTTGCAAAAGATGCTCTCAAAAGAGCAGCAGGAGCTGCAG GCCATGAAGGAGGAGTACAGCAGGAACCCCTCCCCCAAACTACTGAAAGACATCCAGGAAGCTAAGAAACACATTCCTCAGCTGCAGGGTCAGCTCATCAAGGCCACTGGGGCAACACAG GAGGCTGTTCCAGGTGGTGATGCAGATGATGGTAGCATGTTTGAGACCGAGCACGCGTCCGTCTTTAAGGGAGACAACAGTACAGAGCTGTCATGGAGCAGCACTCCT ATATCTCGTGGGTTTGGGCCTGGATCTCCAGAGAGCCTGTACCCAAGAGAGTCATCCTGCCCCAGCCCAAAGAGCACACCCAGGAACAGCTTCAACTCCTGCTACTCTCCAGAGGCAGAGGACGCCACTGACCTG GACTCTCTGTCCCCTACCACAGTCAGCAGTCCCTCTTCCTTCCGCCTCGTCTCGCAAATCATTGGAGCTGAGGACGACTATTTTGATTCAGACCAGGAGCAG ACTAATGGCCAGTGTAACAGCTTTAACAGCATTGAGCAGCTCAAGTCTCGTCCGGCCCACCTCGCAGCCTTCCTTCACCATGTCATCTCTCAGTTTGACCCTGCTCCTGTG CTGTGCTACCTCTATGCTGACTTTTACAAGCAGACCAACTCCAAAGAGACCAGACGGGTGTTCATGGACCTCCACACCTTCTTCATTGACCGTGGAGCA aatTTGAAGGTTGCAGTTCCTGAATCCATCTCTACCGATCTCG ACCGGCGGCGGACAGAACTGATCCCTGAGGAAATaaacagacaacatgttcaaacACTGCAGgactctctgctccctgacatcCAGAAGAATCTTGAGGATTTCAG GCAGAAGCGCAGTATGGGCCTAACGGTGGCTGAAGTAGAGTTGACCAGACTGGACCAAGAGAGAGTCAGAGACCGTGTCGCTCTGGAGCGAGAGCGCTCATATGCTGAAAACATCATCGCCAAGATAGAGGATATCCT GTTAACTACTCAGACCACAGAGGAAGAGAAATG caCTACAATGCAGTAtgtcatttatacatacatGAAGCACCTTGGTGTGAGGGTCAAGGAGCCTCGCAGTCTGGAGTCCAAACGGGTCAGGATCAACTTTCTTCCCAAGATCAAG aaaagcatcAAGACAGAAAAGGAAGGAGAAGAGAAGGTGAAGAAACCCAGATTTCCCAGTATCCTTGGACCTCAACGTCGGCCCAGCCGCATTGAAGCAGCATCGG TGGGTAAAGCCTTGGATGGTCGGCCCAGGCCACAGAAACAGTTGTCTCAGCCTTCACTGGGGGCAAGTGATCACATGGAAGCTGTTCGTCTAAGAGGCAGCCAATCGAGCGAGGGCTCTGAACTCACACACTCCATGTCTGTCAACACCTCATCCCCAAACAGCGCCACCTATGGCTCAGACACTAGCCGAGACACTGATATGG GTGGGACTCCGACCTCAGGCCTCCCCAGGCTGAGTGACGGTCTTCAGTCCGATCCTCTTGACGGGTTGCCGTACCCTGCTTCTCCCTTTGACCTTTACAGCCTGGACCAACTGCAAGAGGACGACAGAGAAAGCGACAG AGCCCATGAGGGAACACCAAAGGCCATAAGAAG GCTTGAGGGACTGGGTGCAGCTGATGTCCAAAGTGAGGACGACCAGGGAACAGACTCTGAGCATGACCCTCCAAACTGGCAGCAGCTGGTGGGACGAGAGGTCCTTGCGGGTCTCAGGTCTCACGAAATCAAGAGACAGGAAGTCATCAATG AGCTGTTTTATACAGAGCGTGCGCATGTTAGGATGCTGAGAGTTTTGGACCACGTTTTCTACCAGAAGCTCTCCAAAGAGTCCATCCTGCCTCCGGCGGACATCAAGAACATCTTCACCAACCTGGACGAGATTCTACAGCTGCAtg TTTCAGTACTGGAGCAAATGGCAGCCGTTCGGAAGAGAAATGAGTCTTCAGTAATTGATCAGATAGGAGACGACTTGCTCTCCTGG TTCAGcggtggagaggaggagaagatcaAGAAAGCAGTGGGGACTTTCTGCAGCAACCAGCCTTTTGCTCTGGAGATCATAAAGACCAAGCAGAAGAAAGACTCGCGGTTTACATCGTTCGTCCAG GAGGCAGAGAGTAACAGACTGTGTCGCCGACTGCAGCTTAAGGATATCATTCCCGTAGAGATGCAGCGGCTCACCAAGTACCCCCTCCTACTAGAGAACATTGCCAAGTACACAg ACAACGCAGTGGAGAAGGACAAAGTGAAGCAGGCAGCAGACTGCTGCAGAAAGATCCTCAATCACGTCAACCAGGCTGTGAAGGAATCGGAGGACAAGCAG AGGTTGGAGGACTATCAGAGAAGATTGGACCTCTCCTCTCTAAAGCAGACAGACAACCCCATGATCCTGGAGCTAAAG AATTTGGATTTAACCAAGAGAACGATGGTGCACGAGGGACCACTGTCATGGAAAGTGAACAAAGACAAGACTATTG AGTTGTACACACTCCTCCTGCAGGACATCCTGGTTTTGCTACAGAAGCAAGATGAGCGCCTGATCCTGAAGTGTCACAGTAAAAACCTGGCAGGCACCGCAGACACCAAACATATCTTCAGCCCCATCATCAAACTCAATACTGTGCTGGTGCGCTCTGTGGCCACAG ACAACAAGTCCTTCTTCGTCCTATCCATGTCAGAAAACGGAGCCCAGATCTATGAGTTGATGGCGCCCACAGTTTCAGATCAGAGAAC GTGGCAGCGTCTAATCACCCAGAGAGCTGATGCCATGAAAGTCAAACCTCACAGCGTTATACCCTTACCTCAGACTGA TGGGGAGAGAGACGGCGTGGAGATCATCACAGCAGGTGTTTCCAGGCTGAATCGAGACCCAGACCGCACATCCACCGGCAGCACCCAGTCCACAG ATAAAGAGAGCAATCCAGCCCCTAGAATTGTGACGCAGGGTTCTCTACAAGGTAATAATCCCTTTGAGGGAGTAaaggcagaggaagaggaggaggaggaaggtttTGTGGACCCAGAGCCTCCCTACCAAGTGGCTGAAGATGGCAAAGAAGGAGACTCGTTTGACACGTTTCCTTCCAGAGCAGACGAAGCATTGAAAACAT TGGCAGCATTAAAGCAGGTGTTGGTGACCCAGCTGATGTCCCAGGAGGCTGTAGAGCAAACCAAACGCTCCACGGGGGCACGTCTCCTCAGGACCACCTCTCTACGGACCCCCGTAGACAGCCGCGCACGGGTGATGGCCCACAATGGCTCCCAGACAGAGGACCCGACTCAGGACCTGGGCTCTGGGGACACGGGCTTCTTCGATTCTCCTGAAGACTATG CAGGGTATTTAGTCCTGGAGGGTTACGGCGGCCCAGGGGAGAGTAGCACAGATGATGACATCTTGGCATCGACCACAGGGAAGCAGCTGAGAACCTCACAAGGCTGTGCTGCCGACTCTGGCATCAACTTGAGGTTTTCTTCGACGTCACAGGCCGGCAGCCTCTCCTCTTTTAGCAGACAGGTCTTGTCTCACCTTAGAAACCTTCAGGTCAACCTCAACTACCTGAAG GAGGTTGAGGCCAAGTACAATAATCTAATACGCCAAAGGCCAGAGAGGTCAGCAGCAGACACGGATGGAAACAAAG ATAAGAGATAG